DNA from Bacteroides zoogleoformans:
GTACCGGTAGATGTTACGGGGCGATTGCCCAAGACCTTATCCATATTGACGGTTGTAGTGGCTCCGGTCAGGTTTTGTTTCTTTTGCGTTCCGTAGCCCACTATCACCACTTCATCCAACAGTTCAGTGTCTTCTTTCAAAATGATCTCCAATACGGATTTATCTTTTACCGATACTTTCTGAGGCTGATATCCTATATAGGAAAAGGTCAGTACACTGCCGGGTGAAACGTCTAACGAGAAGTGTCCGTCAATATCCGTCGTGGTGCCGTTGCTGCTACCTTCGGCCAAGATGCTGGCACCGATGATGGCTTCTCCGGCTGTATCTCGCACAAATCCGGTTATTGTCTTCTGGCGGTTCTTCTCTCCATTTTCTTGGTGTACCTTGTCTGTAATCACAATAGAGGTTCGGGATACTATTTTATAAGTCAGGTTTCGTCCTGTGAGAGCTTGCTCCAAGATAGAGGATACCGGAACATTTTCCATCTGCAAAGAGATGTCTTTCCGGTTGTCTATTACGGCTTCCCGATAGGAGAAGCGATAGGAGGTTTGTACTTCGATAGATTGAAAGACTTCTTGCAAAGAAGCGTTTTTCAGATGGACGTTGATTCTCGGCTCTTCTTGAGCGCAGGCGAAAAAGCTTGTCCATAACATGAATAGTGTAAATAAACAGAGCTGTTTTACTTGATTTTTTTTCATACTTGTCACGTATTAGCATGGTTAGTTAGATAATAAGTCGTTTTTTGATAGTAATACAAAGTCGATACTTAAAAGTACCGAGGAATGTAATATGTTTTATAACACACTGCATTCCCCGGTCTGTTTCTGTTGCATGACATTTCTCTATTAGCCTGAACGGAGTTCGATATAATAAGGGTAAAATGACATGTATATGTCATTACTCATGATATATATTAGGATGTACTTAATGAGCTCTCTCTATTCTCTTTAGTTTTTATATAAGATAGAGCTGGGTTTTATATACTGCTTCAGTGTTTCTCTGTCTTATTATATAGAGTTTCTGTTTATTGCTCCAACACCCAAATACATTCATCCTCTTGCATTTTGCCATTAATGGAGGTTTGTGCCTTGATTCGATTGATTCCGGGTATAAGCGAAATATTGAATGAAGCCGTCTTCCATTCGTCAGTCCCAACTGTTTGGGGCTTTTCGTTATTTACATAAAGTGTGACTTCATTTCCATTAGAGAAGATCCATATCTCCGTTTCTTTTTTTGTGCGGAGGTTGTTCCTTTTACCGCAGATATAAAGCATCGGCTCCGGATTCCAATTGGCTTTATAGAAAAAGAAAGCATCTTTCTTGGTGCGTCGGTCGTACGTCACCAGTCCCTTGTCGTTGATGCCCGGACGGTCTCCTTCCATGCGGTGCGCCGCCCCGAAGTCGAACATGTTCCACACGAAACTTCCCCAGACGTAGGGACGTTTGGAAATAATCCGCCAATTCTGTATATGATAGTACGTCTGCCAATTTTCCGGATGCCACCAACTTTTGGGCGTGCTTTGCCGGAGGCTGTCCTGCTGATGGTATAGACTGGCGCCGGCGCCGTATTCGCTGATGGCAATTTTTAGTTGCGGATTCTCCCGGTGTGTTTTATCCAACCATGTGGCCAATGAGGCGGGAGTTGCTCCATACCATCCGTCGTAGCGGTTCCATGCTATTACATCGGTAATGAAATTCATATCGCCTTCCTGATTACTGGCCGCTGTGGTGGGACGTGTCGGGTCTTCCCGGTGTGCCAATTCGTGCAGCTCTTTGATGTATTCGACCGGATTATCTCCTTCTTCTTTCAGTTCGTTGAACAATCCCCAGAAGCATATACTGGGGTGATTGTAGTGCTGGCGAATCAGTTCCTTGAGCTGTTCCTTGCCGTTGGAACGGAATGAGGGCATGTCTACGAATCCTTTGTCGGCGTATCCGCCGGGACCTACAAAGGGAATTTCCGCCCAAGCGATGATGCCATGGCGGTCTAACAAGCTGTATAGGTAGGTGGAATGCGGATAATGCGCCAGACGAACGGCGTTCACTCCCATTTCGCGCATCAGACTGACATCCTCTTCGTGATGGTAAGGGTGGAGGGCATTTCCCCTTTCGGCTCTGTCCTGATGCTTGCAAACACCGTGCAGGTTCAGATGTTTTCCATTCAGGAAAAAGCCTTTGTCGGCATCGACGCTGTAATATCTCAGTCCCAGAGGTTGTGTCACGCAGTCTGTCTGTTGTTTCTTTTCCCATACGGAGGCAGTGACTTGATACATGAAAGGGTCTTGCGTGCCGTTCCAAAGGTGCGGATTGTCTATTTTGAAAGTGAAAGATACCGGTTGATTATGCTGTTGGGCCTGCACGGTCACTTTCCTTTCGTATTCATCAATAACCTTTCCGTTTTCTTTTATCTGTAATCTTATGACTCGTTCCTGTGGGATGGTATATACGTTGGACAACATTACGGTGGCTTGTACCTTGGCTTGTTTTTCGTTTACGTCCTGCTGTGTCAGGTAAAGTCCCGGCGAGGCATAATCCAAAGGAGAAATACATACGTTGTCCGTTATTATGAACTCTACGTCTCGGTAAATGCCTCCATAGAAGTTGAAGTCACCTACCAGAGGCATTACGTCGAGTTGCTCTGCGTTGTTCACTCTTACCAACAAGGAGTTCTCCTCTCCGTAGCGGACGTGGTTTGTCAGTTCGAAGATAAACGCTCCGTAACCTCCTCTGTGTTCGCCCCGGTGTTTGCCGTTGACGAAGAGGTTGGCTATGCTGTTGGCCCCTTCAAACCGGATGAACAGGCGTTTCTGTTTCCATGCTTCGGGGATGAATATCTTTTTGGTGTAGTTGCCTATGCCGCGTTTATAGTCTATCTTTCCTGACAGTGCGTCTTGCGCATTCCAAGTATGCGGAAGATCCACTCTTTGTTCCGTATTCCGATGCACTTGGTGTGAGAAGCGGAACTGCCAGTCGGGATTGAGCGAATAGGTTTGTCGCTGGCCGAGTGCAGGTTCTGTAAACGCAAATAAGATAATGGCTGTGAGACTTGAAATAAATGCTTTCATGGTTGGTGTTTTTTATTTGTCAATAGTATTTTCTTTGGGGTATATTGAATAATGAGGTGATAGGTGGTAGCGACAATATCTAAGGCTTCGTGCAGGTTGGAGGCTGTGATGGTTCCTGTAAACAAATCTTCCGAGCGTGCCGGTTCGGCAATCTCGATGGTCACGGCATAGTTCTTTTCCAATACTTTTACCACATGCTCCAGTCTGGAGTTGCGGAATACGAATTGACGTTTCTTCCAGTCCGGAGTTTCTTTCCGAGGCTCCGTCTCAAGGCTAAAATTGCCGGTCTGATAGTTCAAGGTGACTTTGTTGCCCGGCTTCATAGCCAATGACTGCCGGGAAAGAACAGAGGTCAGGCGGACATTGCCTTCATCGAGAGTGACCACGGCATGTTGTTCGTCCTTACGGGCTTTGAGGTTGAACTTGGTTCCCACTACTTCCACTTCCAAATGGCAGGTGTGGATGCTGAACGGCATGTGCGGATTTTTCTTTACTTCAAAATAGCCTTCTCCTTCGAAGCGGATATGTCGTTGCCCGGAGCTGAAAGCGACCGCCGGATAATGGATGGACGACTTTTCGTTGAGTGAAACGTTTGTCCCGTCGGGCAAGGTCACATGCGCCCTTTCATTACTGCCGGTGCTTACGATTATCTCTTTCGAGTTTAGCCGGCTGTTCTGTCTGTATAATGTAATGGTGGATATGAGCAATACGGGAATTAATATGGCGGCGGCTACTTTCATGGCAATGCCCAAACGGCGCAAAGGTTTCGTTTCCCGTTCCGTTCTGTGGTCGATGGCCTTCTTCATCCGTGCTATTTCAGTCTCGCTTACGGCAGTCTCGTTTTCCGTATCTTCGTTCATCCAGATGTCGAGCAAGCGGGCTTCCGTCTTTTGCCTCTCTTCCGAATTTACTTGCTGGCGAAGAAGCTCAAGCTCTTTTCGGCTCAGTCGGTCTTGCCTGTATTTCTTTTCTAAGTTTTCCATTCTTTTCTTTTTTGGATAGTACAATATAATAGATGTAAAGTACCGTTCGGCACGGATTTAATTAACGAATAATAACGGGAGTGCCAAGCTGATGAATTCGGTGATGAGTTCTCGCAGTTTTTTCAGTCCGATGGATAGTTGGTTCTTTACGGTTTGTTCGCTTAAACCGGTTTGAGTGGCTATTTCCTTGTTGGAAAGGTTTTGGAAGCGAGATAGCCGGATGACTTTTTGTTGGGAGGGCGACAGTTTCCCGATGGCTTTTTCTACGTTGTCCAAAAACTCTTGGTATTCGATATGGAGATGCGTGTCTTCGTCCTTTAAGGCATCTTGAAAACAGACATAGTCTTCGTATGCTGGTGAGTTGATACGCCTTTTATAAGCATTTATCAGGTCGTTTTTGGCTATGGCGAACAGCAGGGGGCGGATTGAAGGGCAGTCTTGCAGCTTATTCCTATTTTCCCACAACTTGACGAATGTCTCTTGTACGATGTCGCAGGATTCCTCGGCCGACTTTGTGAATTGCAGGCAATAAGCGTATAAACGCTTGGCATACATTCGGTATAGGGTATTGAATGCCGAATAAGAGCCGTTTCTAAGTCGGGTGATTAATAGAGCTTCCTCCATAGTATTAAATTGATTATGCGCCTAAACGGCCTAAAGATAATGGAACATATCGAGAAAGAAAGCCTGCCGACTGTTAAAAGAGATTTTGCTCCTTTGTAGTGGGCAGGCTTTATCTGATTGCAAGGTTTCGCGTTTCTTGTGGCTATGGTCTACTCCTTGCCGTACTCCTCGTACAGCATCAGCAGATGCGATGAGCTCCAACTGAAGTGGGGAGCTTTCAGGCATTCGCCGTTGTGGGTTCCGTAGTTCTCGTGTATGGGGGCACCTTCTTTCAGTCCGCTCAGACGGTCGAAGACTTGCAGGGTATATTCATCGGCCAGTTTGCTGTAACCGTAGTTGCGCAGTCCGCGAATCGCGAAGTAGGTTTGGTCGAGCCAGATAGGGCCGCGCCAGTAGCCACGCGGGTCGTATTTGGGGTTATCGGCGGCAATGGTGGGGAAGGGGATATACGTCGAGAACTTGGCCGTATCGCGCAACATCGGCAACATGCTGTCTACTTGGGTTTGCGTGGCGATTTGCGTCCACAACGGGGTGTAAGCCTCGCAACCCGGCTCTTCGATGAATGAACCGTCTTTCAGCCGGCGGTCGCAGAAGAA
Protein-coding regions in this window:
- a CDS encoding RNA polymerase sigma factor, which translates into the protein MEEALLITRLRNGSYSAFNTLYRMYAKRLYAYCLQFTKSAEESCDIVQETFVKLWENRNKLQDCPSIRPLLFAIAKNDLINAYKRRINSPAYEDYVCFQDALKDEDTHLHIEYQEFLDNVEKAIGKLSPSQQKVIRLSRFQNLSNKEIATQTGLSEQTVKNQLSIGLKKLRELITEFISLALPLLFVN
- the lacZ4 gene encoding beta-glucuronidase LacZ4; this translates as MKAFISSLTAIILFAFTEPALGQRQTYSLNPDWQFRFSHQVHRNTEQRVDLPHTWNAQDALSGKIDYKRGIGNYTKKIFIPEAWKQKRLFIRFEGANSIANLFVNGKHRGEHRGGYGAFIFELTNHVRYGEENSLLVRVNNAEQLDVMPLVGDFNFYGGIYRDVEFIITDNVCISPLDYASPGLYLTQQDVNEKQAKVQATVMLSNVYTIPQERVIRLQIKENGKVIDEYERKVTVQAQQHNQPVSFTFKIDNPHLWNGTQDPFMYQVTASVWEKKQQTDCVTQPLGLRYYSVDADKGFFLNGKHLNLHGVCKHQDRAERGNALHPYHHEEDVSLMREMGVNAVRLAHYPHSTYLYSLLDRHGIIAWAEIPFVGPGGYADKGFVDMPSFRSNGKEQLKELIRQHYNHPSICFWGLFNELKEEGDNPVEYIKELHELAHREDPTRPTTAASNQEGDMNFITDVIAWNRYDGWYGATPASLATWLDKTHRENPQLKIAISEYGAGASLYHQQDSLRQSTPKSWWHPENWQTYYHIQNWRIISKRPYVWGSFVWNMFDFGAAHRMEGDRPGINDKGLVTYDRRTKKDAFFFYKANWNPEPMLYICGKRNNLRTKKETEIWIFSNGNEVTLYVNNEKPQTVGTDEWKTASFNISLIPGINRIKAQTSINGKMQEDECIWVLEQ
- a CDS encoding FecR family protein, with product MENLEKKYRQDRLSRKELELLRQQVNSEERQKTEARLLDIWMNEDTENETAVSETEIARMKKAIDHRTERETKPLRRLGIAMKVAAAILIPVLLISTITLYRQNSRLNSKEIIVSTGSNERAHVTLPDGTNVSLNEKSSIHYPAVAFSSGQRHIRFEGEGYFEVKKNPHMPFSIHTCHLEVEVVGTKFNLKARKDEQHAVVTLDEGNVRLTSVLSRQSLAMKPGNKVTLNYQTGNFSLETEPRKETPDWKKRQFVFRNSRLEHVVKVLEKNYAVTIEIAEPARSEDLFTGTITASNLHEALDIVATTYHLIIQYTPKKILLTNKKHQP